From Streptomyces sp. Edi4, one genomic window encodes:
- a CDS encoding TIGR03084 family metal-binding protein, giving the protein MSEPAGPTDAVLDVLDDLRAEGGELDVAIGELSPAQWATPTAAPGWTIAHQVAHLAWTDTAALLAVTDPEAFAAEAEKAAAAPDRFVDDGAEAGALLPPAELLSWWRDSRVRLQEELRAAPAGARFPWYGPPMSTASMATGRLMETWAHGQDVFDALGRTRRPTARLRHVARIGVRARGYAFAVHGLAAPDEEFRVELTAPDGDAVWTYGPEGAQQRVTGPALDFCLLVTQRLHRGDTAVRAEGADADRWLDIAQAFAGPAGPGRPPRAAEDAS; this is encoded by the coding sequence GTGTCCGAACCGGCCGGTCCGACCGACGCCGTACTCGACGTGCTGGACGACCTGCGCGCGGAAGGGGGTGAACTGGACGTCGCCATCGGCGAGTTGAGCCCCGCGCAGTGGGCCACGCCGACCGCCGCGCCGGGGTGGACCATCGCCCATCAGGTCGCCCACCTCGCGTGGACCGACACCGCCGCCCTGCTCGCCGTCACCGACCCCGAGGCCTTCGCCGCCGAGGCCGAGAAGGCGGCGGCGGCCCCGGACCGCTTCGTGGACGACGGGGCAGAGGCGGGCGCGCTGCTGCCGCCCGCCGAACTGCTCTCGTGGTGGCGCGACAGCCGCGTACGGCTCCAGGAGGAGTTGCGGGCCGCGCCGGCCGGGGCGCGTTTTCCCTGGTACGGGCCGCCCATGTCCACCGCGTCGATGGCGACGGGCCGGCTGATGGAGACCTGGGCGCACGGGCAGGACGTGTTCGACGCCCTGGGCCGCACCCGCAGGCCCACCGCCCGGCTGCGCCACGTCGCCCGCATCGGCGTCCGCGCCCGCGGCTACGCCTTCGCCGTACACGGACTCGCGGCGCCGGACGAGGAGTTCCGGGTCGAGCTGACCGCGCCCGACGGCGACGCGGTGTGGACGTACGGTCCCGAGGGCGCCCAACAGCGCGTCACCGGGCCCGCGTTGGACTTCTGCCTCCTGGTCACCCAGCGGCTGCACCGCGGCGACACCGCGGTACGGGCCGAGGGCGCCGACGCCGACCGCTGGCTCGACATCGCTCAGGCCTTCGCCGGCCCGGCGGGACCCGGCCGCCCGCCCCGCGCGGCCGAGGACGCCTCATGA